One window of the Chitinimonas sp. BJYL2 genome contains the following:
- a CDS encoding branched-chain amino acid ABC transporter substrate-binding protein, translating to MSLARYSLIASAVLALAACGEKKEEAAPAAAAAAAPTELVVKIGHVGPLTGNIAHLGKDNENGVRLAIEELNAEGVEIGGVKAKFEMISEDDQADPKTATTVAQRMVDAKVAGVIGHLNSGTTIPASKIYSDAGIPQISPSATNPQYTLAGYKTAFRVIANDVAQGGALGVFAAENAKAKKVAIIDDRTAYGQGLADEFEKAAKAKGVNIVAREFTNNQATDFMSILTTIKGKKPDLIFYGGMDAQAGPLTQQMKKLGITAKVIGGDGFQTGEYIKLAGDNADGQFASQPGMPKDKMPGYAEFEKKYKAKFNTDIQIYAPFTYDATRVMVEAMKKAGSTDPAKYLPELAKIEHDGVTGKIKFDDKGDIIGGSVTVYKVANGTWETVATIGGPAEAAPAAEAAAPAAAEAAPKQ from the coding sequence ATGAGCTTGGCTCGTTACAGCCTGATCGCTTCCGCCGTGCTGGCCTTGGCCGCATGTGGCGAGAAGAAGGAAGAAGCAGCACCCGCAGCAGCCGCAGCGGCTGCGCCGACTGAACTGGTGGTGAAGATCGGCCACGTCGGCCCACTCACTGGCAATATCGCCCACCTGGGCAAGGACAATGAAAACGGTGTTCGCCTCGCCATCGAGGAGCTGAATGCCGAAGGCGTCGAAATCGGCGGTGTCAAAGCCAAGTTCGAGATGATCTCGGAAGACGACCAGGCCGATCCGAAGACGGCCACTACCGTTGCCCAGCGCATGGTCGACGCCAAGGTTGCCGGCGTGATCGGCCACCTGAACTCGGGCACCACGATCCCCGCATCGAAGATCTACTCCGACGCCGGCATCCCGCAGATCTCGCCCTCCGCCACCAACCCGCAATACACGTTGGCCGGCTACAAGACCGCCTTCCGCGTGATCGCCAACGACGTGGCTCAAGGCGGCGCGCTGGGCGTGTTTGCTGCTGAAAACGCCAAGGCCAAGAAGGTTGCGATCATCGATGACCGCACCGCCTACGGCCAAGGTCTGGCTGATGAGTTCGAAAAGGCCGCCAAGGCCAAGGGCGTTAACATTGTTGCCCGCGAATTCACCAACAACCAGGCCACCGACTTCATGTCGATCCTGACCACAATCAAGGGCAAGAAGCCTGACCTGATCTTCTACGGCGGCATGGACGCTCAGGCCGGCCCGCTGACCCAGCAGATGAAGAAGCTGGGCATCACCGCCAAGGTGATCGGTGGCGACGGCTTCCAGACCGGCGAATACATCAAGCTCGCTGGTGACAATGCCGATGGCCAGTTCGCCTCGCAACCCGGCATGCCCAAGGACAAGATGCCGGGCTACGCCGAGTTCGAAAAGAAGTACAAGGCCAAGTTCAACACCGACATCCAGATCTACGCCCCGTTTACCTATGACGCAACCCGCGTGATGGTCGAGGCCATGAAGAAGGCAGGCAGCACCGATCCGGCCAAATACCTGCCCGAACTCGCCAAGATCGAACACGATGGCGTGACCGGCAAGATCAAGTTTGACGACAAGGGCGACATCATTGGTGGCTCGGTCACGGTCTACAAGGTCGCCAATGGCACCTGGGAAACCGTTGCCACCATCGGTGGACCGGCTGAAGCAGCCCCAGCTGCCGAGGCCGCCGCACCGGCAGCAGCCGAAGCGGCACCCAAGCAGTAA